The region TCTTCTAAGAGTTCAACAATTTTATTATCTGCTTCATCTGCCCCTTGCTCAACTATATCATAGTTTATAAAAGAGCTTTTTCCTATATTGATTTTTTTATTTGAGATAACTTGTGTTGTAAGAAAAGTTCTTTCAATCGCTCTCAAAACTACAGGCTTTAGAAGATTTGGAAATGCATCACCATCTATATAAAGTGTCATTATAATATCTCTTGAACTCGCCCAACTTGACCATCTTGAAGTCTAACTTTTATCCCATGGGGATGTGTAGGGGAATTTGTTAATATATTTTTAACTATTCCTTGAGTTAGTTTACCCGTACGTTGGTCTTGTTTTAAGACAATATTAACTTTCATCCCTTGTTTTATATTGAATCTTTTCCTATGCATTATAGTTTAATGCCTTTTTTGCTTCATTTAGGTTATAAAAAAAGATTGCTTTAAAAACAAAAGTTGTTTTAGTTTTTTTCTCTTCGCTAGTATCTAAAATAGGAAATGAAAAAGTTTCATTTTCATTCTCTTTTGATTCAAAAGTGATTGTTACTGATTTTAAAGTTCTCATCATATTCATTGTAGTTTTATACTCTTTTGGACTTGTGCCATTTAGCATATCACCATTCTTTTCTTCTCTTCTAATTGCTTCAAAAAGTGCTGTATATGTATCTTTGTACATAACTTTATTTAGTGTCACTTTTACATTTGATGTATGAAAAGTTCCAGTTTTATTTAATAAAGGATTAGGCTTAATCTCTCTAATATCTTCAATCATTTTTAAAAAAGGGTTTTTCCCACCTAAAACATTGCTATAATTATCAAAACAAGAACTAATCTCTTCTTTTATTGATACATCTAGTTTATTAAAATCCATAAATCTCCATTTTATTTTCTTGTATATTTTATCAATTGACCTTTGAAAGCTTTTTTCAAATACTCTTCAGTTTTTTTAGGCTTAAACTGAACA is a window of Halarcobacter sp. DNA encoding:
- a CDS encoding YwbE family protein — encoded protein: MHRKRFNIKQGMKVNIVLKQDQRTGKLTQGIVKNILTNSPTHPHGIKVRLQDGQVGRVQEIL